The following proteins come from a genomic window of Corallococcus sp. NCRR:
- a CDS encoding sensor histidine kinase: MTGAMWLSLLACAGQLALAGIALARVGRSPLALPLSLLSIALSTWNFSAFGLARSGDTGWRLMGFAAALMTLPCAVHFILAFVGRRRRSARVLYGTYAVMGALALTMLIAMGVPALEERINTFAFGLAVSVGVIPILTTGFVLLTRHLRHAGSQDERARAGLMLLGLTLLVALLLTDLAADMALPVPKLGNVGTLLGLPVMATASLRFQLFGKDARATNSAMHAVVLALVGVLAYLTLFRAFAAESGALVVGTTAITFALLAAARRGVTAFVTQRERLEQLATLGRFSAQMAHDLKNPIAALKGAAQYLKEEHARGHSWDAHGDFLDLLLEQVERLDRVAGTYQRLARVEPLRRPLDVNRLVEGVLSLQAFATPGAVELKKELAPDLPEYAGDEDLLANALENLVRNAFEAMPEGGTLTVRTQRDGGAVVVEVQDTGSGMDARTRERAFDDFFTTKATGSGLGLAFVRRVAEAHGGTASLTSGEGHGTILRLRLPAAPVSQPPAAEGEAA, encoded by the coding sequence ATGACGGGCGCCATGTGGCTCAGCCTGCTCGCGTGCGCGGGGCAGCTCGCGCTCGCCGGCATCGCGCTCGCCCGCGTGGGAAGAAGTCCCCTCGCGCTGCCGCTGTCGCTCTTGTCCATCGCACTGTCCACCTGGAACTTCTCCGCCTTCGGGCTGGCGCGTTCGGGGGACACCGGCTGGCGGTTGATGGGCTTCGCCGCGGCGCTGATGACGCTGCCGTGCGCGGTGCACTTCATCCTCGCGTTCGTGGGCCGCCGTCGCCGCTCCGCCCGCGTGCTTTACGGCACCTACGCGGTGATGGGCGCGCTCGCGCTGACGATGCTCATCGCCATGGGCGTGCCCGCGCTGGAAGAGCGCATCAACACCTTCGCCTTCGGGCTCGCGGTCTCCGTGGGCGTCATCCCCATCCTCACCACCGGCTTCGTGCTGCTCACGCGCCACCTGCGCCACGCGGGCTCGCAAGACGAACGGGCGCGAGCAGGCTTGATGCTGCTGGGGCTCACGCTGCTCGTCGCGCTGCTGCTCACGGACCTGGCGGCGGACATGGCCTTGCCCGTGCCGAAGCTGGGCAACGTGGGCACGCTGCTGGGCCTGCCTGTGATGGCCACCGCGTCCCTGCGCTTCCAGCTCTTCGGCAAGGACGCGCGCGCCACGAACTCGGCGATGCACGCCGTCGTGCTCGCGCTGGTGGGCGTGCTCGCCTACCTCACGCTCTTCCGCGCCTTCGCCGCTGAGTCCGGAGCGCTGGTCGTGGGCACCACCGCCATCACCTTCGCGCTGCTCGCGGCGGCGCGGCGGGGCGTCACCGCCTTCGTCACCCAGCGCGAGCGCCTGGAGCAACTGGCCACGCTGGGCCGCTTCTCCGCGCAGATGGCGCACGACCTGAAGAACCCCATCGCCGCGCTCAAGGGCGCCGCGCAGTACCTCAAGGAGGAGCACGCGCGCGGCCACTCCTGGGACGCGCACGGGGACTTCCTGGACCTGCTGCTGGAGCAGGTGGAGCGCCTGGACCGGGTGGCGGGCACGTACCAGCGCCTCGCGCGGGTCGAACCGCTGCGCCGGCCGCTGGATGTGAACCGGCTGGTGGAGGGCGTGCTGTCGCTCCAGGCCTTCGCGACACCGGGCGCGGTGGAATTGAAGAAGGAGCTCGCCCCCGACCTGCCCGAGTACGCGGGAGACGAGGACCTGCTCGCCAACGCGCTGGAGAACCTGGTGCGCAACGCGTTCGAGGCCATGCCCGAGGGAGGCACCCTCACCGTGCGCACGCAGCGGGACGGCGGCGCGGTGGTGGTGGAGGTGCAGGACACCGGCAGCGGCATGGACGCGCGCACGCGCGAGCGGGCCTTCGACGACTTCTTCACCACCAAGGCGACAGGCAGCGGGCTGGGGCTGGCCTTCGTGCGGCGCGTGGCGGAAGCACACGGAGGCACCGCGTCCCTGACGAGCGGCGAGGGCCATGGCACCATCCTCCGCCTGCGCCTGCCGGCGGCCCCCGTTTCCCAGCCCCCGGCAGCCGAGGGAGAAGCCGCGTGA
- a CDS encoding RDD family protein, whose amino-acid sequence MAQGAGGEDPITLNSEPMEPETLRGTPAFALEPPRGPVTPPGMTPTVRPGMAPAAPRPPAQAPAAAPRAAMPPTDGPTVRAPTPGAVARPAPASAPQADATIRAAAPAARPPSPQAARPAPQADAPQADATIRAAAPAARPAAPQADATIRAAAPAAPQADATIRAAAPAARPAQAERAPVPPAEGQAVRAPVQQAPRAAAPMPPRATPPAGNAPAGAVQPPRPAAPPPGVAPVAAVPPRAAPTAALSELGFQNPGVAAPRATQPPASPMEPRPGAAPTPAYGTEPHVPRPQAASGQPRGNAVQGSPGLPRMDAPAQAASGQPRGNAQGSPGLPRMDAPAQAQASGLPHPASGPSSAEHWDASQASSGLPLMDAPAQASGPSRRDATPGLPVMEDPAILPPLETPAFATSSAPAPGVSRMEASPAPVPAPAPAKSKAPAPSAVPAAGEVHARPASLWRRLLSFTVDTAAIGAVAAAYITLASSIAGVKGPQAGLTGLDAFVAWLRALHSVLLPGVVLVVVLATVYCAVAAFLWNGRTLGRLLLGLRLVDTHGMAPTPGRAIFRALLAGLSFVLFLGGFWMALFDRRGQTLHDKLTSTFVVQPS is encoded by the coding sequence GTGGCCCAGGGTGCCGGCGGCGAAGACCCCATCACGTTGAACAGCGAACCGATGGAGCCGGAGACGCTGCGCGGCACCCCGGCCTTCGCGCTGGAGCCGCCTCGCGGTCCCGTGACCCCGCCGGGCATGACGCCGACGGTCCGTCCGGGAATGGCCCCCGCCGCGCCCCGGCCGCCCGCGCAGGCTCCGGCCGCCGCGCCTCGCGCCGCCATGCCTCCGACGGATGGGCCCACCGTGCGCGCGCCCACTCCGGGTGCCGTGGCTCGCCCCGCGCCGGCCTCCGCGCCTCAGGCGGATGCGACGATTCGCGCGGCGGCGCCTGCGGCGCGTCCCCCGTCGCCCCAGGCAGCGCGTCCCGCGCCCCAGGCGGATGCACCCCAAGCGGATGCGACGATTCGCGCGGCGGCCCCGGCGGCGCGCCCTGCCGCACCGCAGGCGGATGCGACGATTCGCGCGGCGGCTCCTGCCGCACCGCAGGCGGATGCGACGATTCGCGCGGCGGCCCCGGCGGCGCGTCCTGCTCAGGCCGAGCGCGCTCCCGTGCCGCCCGCGGAGGGTCAGGCGGTCCGGGCTCCCGTGCAGCAGGCGCCCCGGGCAGCGGCGCCCATGCCTCCCCGAGCCACGCCTCCCGCGGGGAACGCACCTGCTGGCGCCGTGCAGCCTCCGCGTCCCGCCGCGCCGCCTCCGGGCGTAGCACCGGTGGCCGCCGTGCCCCCGCGCGCCGCGCCCACCGCGGCCCTGTCGGAGCTGGGCTTCCAGAACCCTGGCGTCGCCGCGCCTCGCGCCACGCAGCCTCCGGCGTCCCCCATGGAGCCCCGCCCGGGCGCCGCGCCCACTCCGGCCTACGGCACGGAGCCGCACGTTCCGCGCCCCCAGGCCGCCTCGGGTCAGCCTCGTGGCAACGCCGTCCAGGGGTCTCCCGGACTTCCTCGCATGGACGCGCCGGCCCAGGCCGCCTCGGGCCAGCCGCGTGGCAACGCGCAGGGTTCGCCCGGACTGCCCCGCATGGACGCGCCCGCGCAGGCCCAGGCGTCCGGTCTTCCCCACCCCGCCTCCGGACCGTCGTCCGCCGAGCACTGGGATGCCTCGCAGGCGTCTTCCGGCCTTCCCTTGATGGATGCTCCCGCGCAGGCCTCCGGTCCGTCTCGCCGGGACGCCACTCCGGGCCTTCCCGTCATGGAGGACCCGGCCATCCTGCCCCCGCTGGAGACGCCGGCCTTCGCGACGTCCTCCGCGCCCGCTCCGGGAGTGTCCCGAATGGAAGCCTCGCCCGCCCCTGTCCCCGCCCCAGCCCCCGCGAAGTCGAAGGCCCCTGCGCCCTCGGCGGTCCCGGCCGCTGGCGAGGTCCACGCGCGCCCCGCCTCGCTGTGGCGCCGGCTGCTGTCCTTCACCGTCGACACCGCGGCCATCGGCGCCGTGGCGGCGGCCTACATCACCCTCGCCTCGTCCATCGCGGGCGTGAAGGGGCCGCAGGCGGGGCTGACCGGGCTGGACGCGTTCGTCGCCTGGCTGCGCGCGCTGCACTCCGTGCTGCTGCCGGGCGTGGTCCTGGTGGTGGTGCTCGCCACCGTGTACTGCGCGGTCGCCGCCTTCCTGTGGAATGGACGCACCCTGGGACGGTTGCTCCTGGGCCTGCGGTTGGTGGACACCCATGGCATGGCGCCCACCCCGGGCCGGGCCATCTTCCGGGCGCTGCTCGCCGGGCTTTCCTTTGTTCTCTTCCTGGGCGGCTTCTGGATGGCGCTGTTCGACCGCCGCGGACAGACGCTCCATGACAAGCTGACGTCCACCTTCGTCGTCCAACCGAGCTGA
- a CDS encoding 16S rRNA (uracil(1498)-N(3))-methyltransferase codes for MVRLFVPLPDPAPVDVTLTGERRHYLVHVLRLEDGDALEVFDGKGRAFEARVTGLDAESVRLVLGAVRVTPPAREMHVLQGLPKGDKLELVLQKGTELGATAFHPVATARSVVKLEPKRAEERTQRWAKIVEEAARQCRRDDVPVVHPPRPLLDAARALTPGTLLLVLDEEESAVPLGEAFRSVAAGTPVALVIGPEGGLAREEVDGLRGLGARPVTLGSRILRTETAALAALAVMQHLDGSLG; via the coding sequence GTGGTCCGCCTCTTCGTCCCCCTGCCCGACCCCGCCCCCGTTGACGTGACGCTCACGGGCGAGCGCCGCCACTACCTCGTCCACGTGCTGCGGCTGGAGGACGGCGACGCTTTGGAGGTCTTCGACGGCAAGGGCCGCGCCTTCGAGGCGCGCGTCACCGGGCTGGACGCGGAGTCCGTGCGGCTGGTGCTGGGGGCCGTGCGGGTGACGCCGCCCGCGCGCGAGATGCACGTGCTCCAGGGGCTGCCCAAGGGGGACAAGCTGGAGCTGGTGCTGCAGAAGGGCACGGAGCTGGGCGCCACCGCGTTCCATCCGGTGGCCACGGCGCGCAGCGTGGTGAAGCTGGAGCCGAAGCGCGCCGAGGAGCGCACCCAGCGGTGGGCGAAGATTGTCGAGGAGGCCGCGCGCCAGTGCCGGCGCGACGACGTGCCGGTGGTGCACCCGCCCCGGCCGCTCCTGGACGCGGCGCGCGCGCTGACGCCGGGCACGCTGCTGCTGGTGCTGGATGAAGAGGAGTCCGCGGTGCCGCTGGGCGAGGCGTTCCGGAGCGTGGCCGCGGGGACTCCGGTGGCGCTGGTGATTGGCCCCGAGGGCGGGCTCGCTCGCGAGGAGGTGGACGGGCTGCGCGGGTTGGGAGCGCGGCCGGTGACGCTGGGCTCGCGCATCCTGCGCACGGAGACGGCGGCGCTCGCGGCGCTCGCGGTGATGCAGCACCTGGATGGGTCGCTCGGTTAG
- a CDS encoding GlsB/YeaQ/YmgE family stress response membrane protein, which translates to MGIIAFIIIGLIAGLIARAILPGKQSMGLVATTLLGMVGSLVGGLIGSLFERNGRLFDLHASGIIMSVVGSIIVLLLVGAAGRRRVHA; encoded by the coding sequence ATGGGGATCATCGCATTCATCATCATCGGCCTCATCGCGGGCCTCATTGCTCGAGCCATCCTGCCGGGCAAGCAGAGCATGGGGCTGGTGGCCACGACCCTGTTGGGCATGGTGGGTTCGCTGGTGGGCGGCCTCATCGGCTCGCTCTTCGAGCGCAACGGACGGCTGTTCGACCTGCATGCCTCGGGCATCATCATGTCCGTCGTGGGATCCATCATCGTGCTTCTCCTGGTGGGAGCAGCGGGACGGCGCCGCGTCCACGCCTAG
- a CDS encoding 50S ribosomal protein L11 methyltransferase, producing the protein MSQTYLSLTVDIAEEASEILQDLLHEAGALGLEVRDTETPTMPGVRAPVKGQSIVVAYFEDRESAEEARDAVAESHPTARLSLDEQPQQDWSNEWKSLIKSVQVGRLWVGPPWDVANAPADKVKLVIEPKMAFGTGDHPTTSLCLAAVDDFMSTHPGASVLDVGTGTGVLAIAAKKLGAGHVVGTDNDPTSVELAQENCTDNQTPDLDISGRELTEVAGTFDLVLANILANTLIELAPLIVPKAKDRLVLAGVLAHQRADVEAAYRKLGCTVLEGAQQGEWVRIDLKR; encoded by the coding sequence ATGTCCCAGACCTACCTGTCACTCACCGTCGATATCGCGGAGGAGGCCTCCGAAATCCTCCAGGACCTGCTCCATGAGGCCGGCGCCCTGGGCCTGGAGGTCCGCGACACGGAGACGCCCACCATGCCGGGCGTGCGCGCCCCCGTGAAGGGCCAGTCCATCGTCGTGGCCTACTTCGAGGACCGCGAGAGCGCGGAGGAGGCCCGCGACGCCGTGGCGGAGAGCCACCCCACCGCGCGCCTGTCCCTGGACGAGCAGCCCCAGCAGGACTGGAGCAACGAGTGGAAGTCGCTCATCAAGTCCGTGCAGGTGGGCCGCCTGTGGGTGGGCCCGCCCTGGGACGTGGCGAACGCGCCCGCGGACAAGGTGAAGCTCGTCATCGAGCCGAAGATGGCCTTCGGCACGGGGGACCACCCCACCACCTCGCTGTGCCTGGCGGCGGTGGATGACTTCATGTCCACGCACCCGGGCGCGAGCGTGCTGGACGTGGGCACCGGCACGGGCGTGCTCGCCATCGCGGCGAAGAAGCTGGGCGCGGGCCACGTGGTGGGCACCGACAACGACCCCACCTCCGTGGAGCTGGCCCAGGAGAACTGCACGGACAACCAGACGCCCGACCTGGACATCTCCGGGCGCGAGCTGACGGAGGTTGCCGGCACCTTCGACCTGGTGCTCGCGAACATCCTGGCCAACACGCTTATCGAGCTGGCGCCCCTCATCGTGCCCAAGGCGAAGGACCGGCTGGTGCTGGCCGGCGTGCTCGCGCACCAGCGCGCGGACGTGGAGGCCGCGTACCGCAAGCTGGGGTGCACCGTGCTGGAGGGTGCGCAGCAGGGCGAGTGGGTGCGCATCGACTTGAAGCGCTAG
- a CDS encoding asparaginase, with product MATLVIESTRSGFVESLHTVSVAVVSAEGTRVAYAGDPERVTFWRSAAKPFQSLPMVQDGAADRYGFGSRELALSCASHSSEPVHRALAMRMLSASGCEERHLACGPHPPLSPAVAEEALKAGVVLTPRWNNCSGKHAGMLALARHHGWDVHGYASDGHPVQERIQDEIAKWTGLPRDALVKAVDGCLAVCFGLPLSAMATAWARFGVSEAPAAQRLREAMLAHPELVAGRGRACTDLMTAFGGEAVVKIGAEGVYCAALPRARLGVAVKVEDGDARCAAPALLAVLRLVAEAQGLVLPMTGLEHHAEPRILNTRNEVVGSLRAAGTLAFT from the coding sequence ATGGCCACCCTCGTCATCGAGTCCACCCGCTCCGGCTTCGTCGAATCCCTCCACACCGTGTCCGTCGCGGTGGTGAGCGCGGAGGGCACGCGCGTCGCGTACGCGGGCGACCCGGAGCGCGTCACCTTCTGGCGCTCGGCGGCGAAGCCCTTCCAGTCCCTGCCCATGGTCCAGGACGGCGCGGCGGACCGCTACGGCTTCGGCTCGCGCGAGCTGGCGCTCTCCTGCGCGTCCCACTCCAGCGAGCCCGTGCACCGCGCGCTCGCCATGCGGATGCTGAGCGCCTCGGGCTGCGAGGAGCGCCACCTCGCGTGTGGCCCGCACCCGCCGCTGTCGCCCGCGGTCGCGGAAGAAGCCCTCAAGGCGGGCGTGGTACTCACGCCCCGCTGGAACAACTGCTCCGGCAAGCACGCGGGGATGCTCGCGCTGGCGAGGCACCACGGCTGGGACGTCCACGGCTACGCCAGCGACGGCCACCCGGTGCAGGAGCGCATCCAGGACGAAATCGCGAAGTGGACGGGCCTGCCGCGTGACGCGCTGGTGAAGGCCGTGGATGGCTGCCTCGCCGTCTGCTTTGGCCTGCCGCTCAGCGCCATGGCCACCGCGTGGGCCCGCTTCGGCGTGTCGGAGGCGCCCGCGGCCCAGCGCCTGCGCGAAGCGATGCTCGCGCACCCGGAATTGGTCGCGGGAAGGGGCCGCGCGTGCACGGACCTGATGACCGCCTTCGGGGGCGAGGCCGTGGTGAAGATTGGCGCGGAGGGCGTCTACTGCGCCGCGCTGCCCCGGGCCCGGCTGGGCGTGGCCGTCAAGGTCGAGGACGGCGACGCCCGCTGCGCCGCGCCCGCGCTCCTCGCCGTCCTGCGCCTCGTCGCGGAAGCACAGGGCCTGGTCCTGCCCATGACGGGCCTGGAGCACCACGCGGAGCCGCGCATCCTCAACACCCGGAACGAAGTCGTGGGCTCCCTGCGCGCGGCCGGGACGCTCGCGTTCACCTGA
- a CDS encoding FrgA protein, which produces MPSRLAQHLVSRALLSQEQAGELLRQHQAQGGHLDTALLERGIPEADVLAMLGEVSGFRPVNLVDFEPNLEVASFIPPKIAERLSVVPLSLDGNTLHVACAYPVPKKELDEVGFLLGRPLELWVAIELRVREWIAIIYRQPLPPRFVQLADALAQQAGALTPPPPPPPDDESMTVDMVEQLARNVAQEPVPAQARPTASREPEPADIPPPAYVREPLRLNTSAGPVTTARAVQRPTPPPTPTDIPPPAYTREPLRLNMPGTPARAAPPAQAPNRGAPGNAAPPTLYPPGERPPPPPQPVPVLLPVGPAGTPATQGSAQGGRPAAPGAFATPPQTASRPATTVQQGPATQGFGGPGTAQGISATQGFGGPGTPVQQGGTTPAAQPAQVPARPGTTVQGAQGTSPAAPPSANRAVAPAQPPGARPAVWPPAPEQQARAAQPSATPTQPPVPPAPPRSEPSFIIFSNPGSTQGPNRPRAAEPASVPGASSAPDAAVPEWTLPQARSALRESTRDLDRLLDVALRFGRRTFDYVAAFAVVRGAAGGWDSRGDGWDANALAQVSIPLDASSVFRTVAVTRGSYAGPLPPDALTRHYLELFGRQAPRTVFLYPVEVKGRLVAILYGDCGQKPMSQRRLSDYILFCQDLPAAFQELILFRKQRVSELRAPEEDITIDVDVPGFPAPVQPAPAPAVVAGLGWNPVFGRGGVANLGRAAALPPRVLSPEELPPPDFTPLLRRLTGPDASQRSSAIAELARSPEASARVLAQHFPGPTAWSRLPVVELPEADELGPIPAALSRLGRPAAVALAPLLDSNDADTRYLALLTAGNLPYAELVDGVLRGLFDMEPDISSAARVAAAALKHLPRLDASLRDLRQELASRDALRRSLAARALGTLHDRDAIEGLINLTGSDDAMCAQAAAEALREVTRATLGLQPRQWSAWWAENRSRRRADWLVAALRHRELDVRLAAIEELSRALHDTLGYYADAPDAEREAAVRRWESAAVDPANARRLGML; this is translated from the coding sequence ATGCCTTCGCGTCTTGCCCAGCACCTCGTCTCGCGCGCCCTCCTGTCCCAGGAGCAGGCCGGGGAGTTGTTGCGTCAGCATCAGGCCCAGGGTGGCCATCTGGACACCGCGCTCCTGGAGCGCGGCATCCCCGAAGCGGACGTCCTCGCGATGTTGGGCGAGGTCTCCGGCTTCCGGCCCGTGAACCTGGTGGACTTCGAGCCCAACCTCGAGGTCGCCAGCTTCATCCCCCCGAAAATCGCCGAGCGCCTGAGCGTCGTCCCCCTGTCCCTGGACGGGAACACGCTGCACGTGGCGTGCGCCTATCCGGTCCCCAAGAAGGAGCTGGACGAGGTCGGCTTCCTCCTGGGCAGGCCGCTGGAGCTGTGGGTCGCCATCGAGCTGCGGGTGCGCGAGTGGATCGCCATCATCTACCGCCAGCCGCTGCCGCCCCGCTTCGTGCAACTGGCCGACGCCTTGGCCCAGCAGGCCGGAGCGCTCACGCCGCCTCCTCCTCCGCCTCCCGACGACGAGTCGATGACGGTGGACATGGTGGAGCAGCTGGCGCGCAACGTGGCCCAGGAGCCCGTGCCCGCGCAGGCCCGTCCCACCGCCTCGCGTGAGCCCGAGCCCGCGGACATCCCGCCCCCCGCGTACGTGCGCGAGCCGCTGCGCCTGAACACCTCCGCGGGCCCGGTGACGACGGCCCGCGCGGTCCAGCGCCCCACTCCGCCGCCGACGCCCACCGACATTCCGCCCCCCGCGTACACGCGCGAGCCCCTGCGGCTGAACATGCCGGGCACGCCCGCGCGCGCCGCGCCGCCCGCGCAGGCCCCGAACCGGGGCGCGCCGGGGAACGCCGCGCCGCCGACGCTGTACCCGCCGGGAGAGCGTCCCCCCCCGCCGCCGCAGCCCGTGCCGGTGCTGTTGCCCGTGGGGCCGGCCGGCACGCCCGCGACGCAGGGCTCCGCCCAGGGCGGCCGACCCGCCGCGCCCGGTGCGTTCGCCACGCCGCCGCAGACCGCGAGCCGTCCCGCCACCACCGTGCAGCAGGGGCCCGCGACGCAGGGCTTCGGAGGACCGGGCACCGCGCAGGGCATCTCCGCGACGCAGGGCTTCGGAGGACCGGGCACCCCCGTGCAGCAGGGCGGCACCACCCCGGCCGCGCAGCCGGCACAGGTCCCCGCCCGACCGGGGACCACCGTCCAGGGCGCGCAGGGCACCTCCCCCGCCGCGCCTCCGTCCGCGAACCGCGCCGTCGCCCCCGCCCAGCCCCCGGGAGCCCGCCCCGCGGTGTGGCCTCCCGCGCCCGAGCAGCAGGCCCGCGCGGCCCAGCCGTCCGCCACGCCGACCCAGCCGCCCGTTCCCCCGGCGCCGCCCCGGAGCGAGCCGTCGTTCATCATCTTCAGCAACCCCGGGTCCACGCAGGGCCCGAACCGTCCTCGCGCGGCGGAGCCCGCCTCCGTCCCGGGTGCCTCCAGCGCGCCGGATGCCGCCGTGCCGGAGTGGACGCTGCCCCAGGCCCGCTCCGCGCTGCGCGAGTCGACGCGGGACCTGGACCGCCTGCTGGACGTGGCGCTGCGCTTCGGCCGCCGCACGTTCGACTACGTGGCCGCCTTCGCCGTCGTGCGCGGCGCCGCCGGTGGCTGGGACTCGCGCGGCGACGGCTGGGACGCGAACGCCCTCGCCCAGGTCTCCATCCCCCTGGACGCGAGCAGCGTCTTCCGCACCGTCGCCGTCACGCGCGGCAGCTACGCGGGCCCGCTGCCGCCGGACGCGCTCACGCGGCACTACCTGGAGCTCTTCGGCCGCCAGGCTCCGCGCACCGTCTTCCTGTACCCGGTGGAGGTGAAGGGCCGCCTCGTGGCCATCCTCTACGGCGACTGCGGCCAGAAGCCGATGAGCCAGCGCCGGCTGAGCGACTACATCCTGTTCTGCCAGGACCTGCCGGCCGCGTTCCAGGAGCTCATCCTCTTCCGCAAGCAGCGCGTCTCCGAGCTGCGCGCGCCGGAAGAGGACATCACCATCGACGTGGACGTGCCCGGCTTCCCGGCCCCGGTCCAGCCCGCTCCCGCGCCCGCCGTGGTCGCGGGGCTCGGGTGGAACCCCGTCTTCGGCCGGGGAGGCGTGGCGAACCTGGGCCGCGCCGCCGCCCTGCCCCCGCGCGTGCTATCGCCGGAGGAGCTGCCGCCGCCGGACTTCACGCCGCTCCTGCGCCGGCTCACCGGCCCGGACGCGTCCCAGCGCTCCAGCGCCATCGCGGAGCTGGCGCGCTCGCCGGAAGCCAGCGCCCGGGTGCTCGCGCAGCACTTCCCTGGCCCCACGGCCTGGAGCCGCCTGCCCGTCGTGGAGCTGCCGGAAGCGGACGAACTGGGCCCCATCCCGGCGGCCCTGTCGCGCCTGGGCCGGCCCGCGGCCGTCGCGCTGGCGCCGCTGTTGGATTCGAACGACGCGGACACGCGCTACCTGGCGCTGCTCACCGCGGGCAACCTGCCCTACGCGGAGCTGGTGGACGGCGTGCTGCGCGGCTTGTTCGACATGGAGCCGGACATCTCCAGCGCCGCGCGAGTCGCCGCCGCCGCGCTCAAGCACCTGCCGCGCCTGGACGCGTCCCTGCGCGATCTGCGCCAGGAACTGGCCAGCCGGGACGCGCTGCGCCGCTCGCTGGCGGCCCGTGCCCTGGGCACGCTGCACGACCGCGACGCCATCGAGGGCCTCATCAACCTCACCGGCAGCGACGACGCCATGTGCGCGCAGGCCGCGGCGGAAGCGCTGCGCGAAGTCACCCGCGCCACGCTGGGGCTCCAGCCGCGCCAGTGGTCGGCGTGGTGGGCGGAGAACCGCAGCCGCCGTCGCGCGGACTGGCTGGTGGCCGCGCTGCGCCACCGTGAGTTGGACGTGCGGCTCGCCGCCATCGAGGAGCTGAGCCGCGCCCTGCACGACACGCTGGGCTACTACGCGGACGCGCCCGACGCGGAGCGCGAGGCCGCGGTGCGGCGCTGGGAGTCCGCGGCGGTCGACCCCGCCAACGCCCGCCGGCTGGGCATGCTCTGA